TCGACACCGGCTTCGGCAGCGGGCTCGGGACGCGTGCCCGGAGCGGAGGTGATGATGCTCGATGCGGAGAGGAACGGAGCCTTGTTGGTGGCAGCGGCAAATTTCGAGCCGAACTCACCGAAGGACAGGTGCTGGGCTTTCTCCTCAACCAGGCCGAAGGATGCAATGTCCCAGAAAGCGGTGGACCCGCCGACACCCAGGACAACTTCATAACCCTCCGGGGCGGAAAAGAGGGTGGACAGGCCTTCGCGGATGCTGCCCACCAGGTTCCGCACCGGCGCCTGCCGGTGGGAGGTGCCCAGGAGGCCGGTCCCGGCACGGGTGAGGGCCTCTAGCTGTTCCGGACGGACCTTCGAAGGGCCGGCACCGAATCGGCCGTCCTTCGGGAGGAGCCCGGCGGGAATTTTCAGTGCGGCGGTATCGCCCATGAGGTGACGCTCCAAGCGTGTTTCGAAGGTGGCGGATATGCACTTTCCATTCTGCCGTATGCCCTCGTACGGAGGCGATATATGACCCGCACCACGGCGCGATGTGCCGGGCACCGCGGAATTATCGGGCGGTCCGGCCGATAGGCTAACGTGTTGCCGTACACCCCCGGGGCAGCGGCCTGCTGGCCTTCTTTTCTTCCGTACATAGGAGCGGCCCGTCATGACGGATCTCATTGACACCACTGAGATGTATCTCAGGACCATCCTGGAGCTGGAAGAAGAGAACATTGTCGCCCTCCGGGCCCGTATCGCTGAACGGCTCCGCCACTCCGGGCCCACGGTGTCCCAGACCATCGGCCGCATGGAACGTGACGGACTTGTCGTGGTTGCCGGGACGCGGCGGCTGGAGCTGACCGAGTTTGGCCGCCGCCGCGCCACCGAGGTGATGCGCAAGCACCGCCTCGCCGAAAGGCTCCTCTCCGACGTGATCGGCCTCGACTGGGCCTATGTGCATGACGAAGCCTGCCGATGGGAACACGTGATGAGTGAGCGGGTGGAACGCCGGCTGTATGAACTGCTGGGCCACCCCACGGAATCGCCGTACGGCAATCCGATTCCCGGACTCGAAGGAATCGGCGGGGTTGCAGCGGAAGTCTTCCACGCCGGCGTCGTTAACCTTGTGGCCACCGTCGCCGCCGTCGAACCCGGAACGAAACTCCGGCTGGTCCGGCTTGCCGAGCCCATTCAGGTGGAACCGGAACTCTTGTCCCAGTTGGACGAGGCGGGATTGCGCCCCGGAGCGCAAATGACCGCTGAGGTAGTCGGTGGATACATTTCCGTGCGGGTTCCGGGTATCGAGGGAGCCCTTGAATTGCCGGCCGAAGTAGCTGCGCATGTATTTGTTTCACAGCTTGGGTAACGGAATGGTCACTTTTCCGGCATTTATCCTATAGTGTGTTCCTGACGCTGAACCACCATCGTTATCCGGTCCGTCCGCCGAGCCCTGCCAGCGGACCGGAGCACTACATTCGTCCAGGCAGGGGCGGAGGACCCATTCTCCGGCAGCCAGGCTGCCTTGGGGTGAAGCCTTCCGGGAGACGGCGGTATTACTGCATAGCCGCGTAATACCCGCCTATTCCGGAGGCCGAGTTTTCTCTACTCGAATCCGACAGCTAACTTCGCAGGCGATCAATGAGAGGGAAACACTTGTCGAAGCATGCTGCTTCGGGGAGGCGCCGTGCGCCTGCCCCTGCCGTCCCACTGCGACCCCGAAACGCCTCAGCACCTGGCCGCCGGCGCGCAGAAACCAAATCCGTGTCTGTTGGCGGTGCCGCCCAGAAGATTGCCATTACCGCAGCCACCTCGGGCCTGATCCTTACCGCTGCGCTGCCGACCACTGCGGCAGCGGACAATCCGGCTGAACGCCAGGCCACGGGCGCCGACGCGCCCGTCTCTGCCGACCCCAACGCCGATATCGGCTTCGCCCGGGCCGGGCTGAGCAGCGAATTCGACCCCGATGCCAAGCTGGCGTCCGTCACGGTTGCAGCCGGTTCCCACGCGGTTCCAGCCGCAGCCAAGGGCACGC
This window of the Arthrobacter sp. zg-Y919 genome carries:
- a CDS encoding metal-dependent transcriptional regulator, whose product is MTDLIDTTEMYLRTILELEEENIVALRARIAERLRHSGPTVSQTIGRMERDGLVVVAGTRRLELTEFGRRRATEVMRKHRLAERLLSDVIGLDWAYVHDEACRWEHVMSERVERRLYELLGHPTESPYGNPIPGLEGIGGVAAEVFHAGVVNLVATVAAVEPGTKLRLVRLAEPIQVEPELLSQLDEAGLRPGAQMTAEVVGGYISVRVPGIEGALELPAEVAAHVFVSQLG